In Leishmania mexicana MHOM/GT/2001/U1103 complete genome, chromosome 20, one genomic interval encodes:
- a CDS encoding calpain-like cysteine peptidase, Clan CA, family C2, producing MGNKQSHAQGEFRYSGPTDFPYNEKVPLFEEKNGLLFRLVNTENGSWAFYNDCKRFEFHVKVTFGSNSRNLQALGNTYLAEDPEGGWVAKTIVYPCSTVPFIQGEVVGFNSVVNAVLLTTEYKERHKEEKKAAKKAAKGAEHGDELGSSTR from the coding sequence atGGGAAACAAGCAGTCGCACGCTCAGGGTGAGTTCCGCTACAGCGGACCCACCGACTTCCCCTACAATGAGAAGGTTCCGCTGTTCGAGGAGAAGAACGGCCTTCTCTTCCGCCTTGTGAACACGGAGAATGGTTCCTGGGCCTTCTACAACGACTGTAAGAGGTTCGAGTTCCACGTGAAAGTGACGTTTGGCTCCAACTCGCGCAACCTCCAGGCGCTAGGCAACACGTACCTCGCCGAGGACCCTGAAGGCGGCTGGGTGGCCAAGACGATTGTGTACCCGTGCAGTACGGTGCCTTTCATCCAGGGTGAAGTGGTCGGCTTCAATTCGGTGGTGAACGCCGTGCTGCTGACGACGGAGTACAAGGAGCGCcacaaggaggagaagaaggcaGCCAAGAAGGCTGCAAAGGGGGCTGAGCACGGCGACGagctcggcagcagcacgcggtAG
- a CDS encoding calpain-like cysteine peptidase, Clan CA, family C2 codes for MGCGASSENGSVTYVNGKPTFVGEEVTKGFEKDNGLLFRIVNRKKRQWAYYNDTTQYEMHVLVTFNEDCDIKALGNTKLEQQENGEWVASLVVYPCETEMFIEGRVNGFKSKMDALPLSEEYRQRQGEKEK; via the coding sequence ATGGGCTGCGGTGCTTCGTCTGAGAACGGCAGCGTCACGTACGTGAACGGCAAGCCCACCTTTGTGGGTGAGGAGGTGACGAAGGGCTTTGAGAAGGACAATGGGCTGCTTTTCCGCATCGTGAACAGGAAGAAGAGGCAGTGGGCGTACTACAACGACACGACGCAGTACGAAATGCACGTGCTGGTCACCTTCAACGAGGACTGTGACATCAAGGCTCTTGGCAACACgaagctggagcagcaggagaacGGCGAGTGGGTAGCCTCCTTGGTGGTGTACCCGTGCGAGACGGAGATGTTCATTGAGGGCCGCGTGAACGGCTTCAAGTCGAAGATGGACGCCCTGCCGCTCTCGGAGGAGTACCGCCAGCGTCagggggagaaggaaaagTAG
- a CDS encoding calpain-like cysteine peptidase, Clan CA, family C2: MGGSNSTSKKIMYKNGKPTFKGDEVVKGFERDNGLLFRIVKRKKGHQMWAFYNDTTQYNMRINVTFAPGCELTALGHTKVVKEPSGEWVATVVVTPGKTEMFVEGKIEGFKSNMDAYPVMSDGSGSRLIAGGAVTN; encoded by the coding sequence ATGGGGGGCTCCAACTCCACCAGTAAAAAGATCATGTACAAGAATGGCAAGCCTACCTTCAAGGGGGATGAGGTGGTGAAGGGCTTCGAGAGGGACAACGGTCTTCTCTTCCGCATCGTCAAGAGGAAGAAAGGTCATCAGATGTGGGCTTTTTACAATGACACGACGCAGTACAACATGCGCATTAATGTCACCTTCGCCCCCGGTTGCGAGCTCACCGCCCTCGGGCATACAAAGGTAGTAAAAGAGCCGAGTGGCGAGTGGGTTGCTACCGTCGTCGTGACGCCCGGTAAGACGGAGATGTTTGTAGAGGGAAAAATCGAAGGCTTCAAATCGAATATGGACGCCTATCCCGTCAtgagcgacggcagcggcagtcgtCTGATCGCAGGGGGAGCGGTAACGAACTGA